One window of the Shewanella cyperi genome contains the following:
- a CDS encoding nuclear transport factor 2 family protein, giving the protein MAGNQEKSLHDIILARENEWMGAWLKRDRALADSILADEFTLVSSLNGEIFSKAQWLDGAMGPIVCQSFHFDRLQVKGYGDTVVSIAWYHQRATARGSDWSGEFRMTDVWHYRDGRWQVVARHSTWLGAAAQQ; this is encoded by the coding sequence ATGGCTGGCAATCAGGAAAAATCTCTGCACGACATCATCCTCGCTCGCGAGAACGAGTGGATGGGAGCCTGGCTAAAACGGGATCGCGCTCTAGCAGATTCCATTCTTGCTGACGAGTTCACCTTGGTTAGTTCGCTCAACGGCGAAATATTCTCAAAGGCCCAATGGCTTGATGGCGCGATGGGGCCAATAGTTTGCCAGTCATTTCATTTTGATCGGCTGCAGGTTAAGGGCTATGGGGATACTGTTGTTTCGATTGCTTGGTATCACCAAAGGGCTACTGCTCGTGGCAGCGACTGGAGCGGTGAGTTCAGAATGACAGACGTCTGGCACTACCGTGACGGCCGGTGGCAGGTCGTAGCAAGGCACTCCACTTGGCTTGGTGCCGCTGCCCAACAATAG
- a CDS encoding MBOAT family O-acyltransferase, with product MQNTVSLSQYVRKRNGVALGASHSMRNMLSRSFGAGSFPVFWHYWNPIWGYYLSRYIMKPLGLLLPSWQAVIFTFLVSGALHDLAVSLVKWKVVIFFTPWFFLMGIAVVLSKYFSISYRSYPWFVRAAINILFIGSTLLATCFVEGKYA from the coding sequence ATGCAAAATACGGTTTCATTATCGCAGTATGTTAGGAAGCGAAACGGCGTTGCCCTGGGGGCAAGCCATTCCATGAGGAATATGCTATCCCGCTCTTTTGGGGCAGGTTCATTCCCGGTATTTTGGCATTATTGGAACCCAATATGGGGCTACTATTTGTCGCGCTACATCATGAAACCGCTCGGTTTGTTGCTGCCGAGTTGGCAAGCGGTCATTTTTACCTTTCTTGTTAGTGGTGCGCTCCATGATTTAGCCGTTTCTCTCGTTAAATGGAAAGTAGTTATATTTTTTACACCATGGTTTTTCCTTATGGGTATTGCAGTTGTACTGTCAAAGTATTTTTCTATTTCTTACCGCTCATATCCGTGGTTTGTTCGCGCAGCAATAAATATACTTTTTATTGGTAGCACACTGTTGGCAACCTGCTTTGTCGAGGGTAAGTACGCCTAG